One part of the Salvelinus fontinalis isolate EN_2023a chromosome 4, ASM2944872v1, whole genome shotgun sequence genome encodes these proteins:
- the LOC129853766 gene encoding tumor necrosis factor receptor superfamily member 10B-like, protein MSNIVLHYMVVLLIWALKPMAAAPSGLKLTRTGGSVRNLTQRDISCRENLEYPHDNICCLNCLAGTYVKAYCTRSFERGTCETCEFDTYTEHGNGLRQCLKCTTCHSDQVTTKACTITQDRECRCKPGLFCAPDQACEVCKKCLRCKENEVRLKNCTATSNTVCETRLPTSSTISAGVVVIVVAVLGITAAIAAVSWKRRNCCKRRDSQNNPSETLKIEVDDQNNRSIEERQNNRSAVQDDTRLHPLLELTQVVGANASSADEDNGLGDSLHNTTNSSRSSLSALPSSSPLSSPSAKRQPGAGTTEDVLLRKLAPLNGDESLKKSFELFEELDVYYHNRFFRNIGLSDNAINSTAHLHPEDRVYELLKVWLEMVGMQADINDLIRALLYLDQKLSAENIISKAIANGYYEYAVN, encoded by the exons ATGAGCAATATAGTCCTACATTACATG GTTGTCCTCCTAATCTGGGCCCTCAAACCCATGGCGGCAGCTCCGTCTGGCCTTAAATTGACACGGACAGGAGGCAGCGTCAGAAACTTGACACAGCGGGACATCTCATGCCGGGAAAACCTGGAGTACCCACATGACAACATCTGCTGTTTAAACTGCCTAGCTG GTACATATGTCAAAGCGTACTGCACGCGTTCCTTTGAGCGCGGAACCTGTGAGACCTGTGAGTTTGACACATACACTGAACATGGCAACGGACTACGACAGTGCTTGAAGTGCACCACGTGTCACTCAG ATCAGGTGACTACAAAGGCATGCACCATCACTCAGGACAGAGAGTGCCGGTGTAAACCTGGGTTATTCTGTGCCCCTGACCAAGCCTGTGAGGTGTGCAAAAAGTGCTTAAG ATGTAAAGAGAATGAGGTGAGGCTGAAGAACTGCACCGCTACGTCCAACACGGTCTGTGAGACCAGACTGCCCACATCCAGCACCATCTCAG CAGGTGTTGTTGTGATTGTGGTGGCAGTACTGGGTATCACTGCTGCAATTGCCGCTGTCTCTTGGAAGAGGCGAAATTGCTGTAAAAGGAGAG ACTCCCAGAATAATCCCAGTGAGACGCTGAAGATTGAGGTG GATGATCAAAACAACAGGTCAATTGAGGAGAGGCAGAACAACCGGAGTGCTGTGCAGGATGACACACGGCTCCATCCTTTGCTGGAGCTGACCCAGGTGGTGGGCGCCAACGCCTCCTCGGCCGATGAGGACAATGGACTGGGCGACAGCCTCCACAACACCACCAACTCCTCCCGGTCCAGTTTGTCTGCACTACCCTCATCCTCCCCGCTTTCCAGCCCTTCGGCCAAGAGGCAGCCTGGCGCTGGGACTACG GAAGATGTCCTTCTCAGAAAACTTGCTCCTTTGAATG GTGACGAGTCCTTGAAGAAAAGTTTTGAACTTTTTGAAGAGCTGGACGTTTACTACCATAACAGATTCTTCAGGAACATCGGACTCAGTGACAACGCTATAAATAGCACTGCACACCTTCATCCTGAAGACCGAGTCTATGAACTGTTAAAAGTATGGTTGGAAATGGTGGGCATGCAAGCCGACATAAATGACTTAATCAGAGCCTTACTTTATTTGGACCAAAAGTTATCAGCAGAAAATATTATTTCTAAAGCCATTGCAAATGGATATTATGAATATGCAGTAAATTAA